The Chryseobacterium sp. 52 genome includes a region encoding these proteins:
- a CDS encoding DUF3872 domain-containing protein, with amino-acid sequence MKYPIIKNVLASGRLKFLMSGVALGMLFFAIISCDRELDIKTVFPFELEVMPVPKSISKGEKITIRCSIKAEGSYEGTQYYIRYFQFDGAGKLSMSNGKIFTLKPNDSYLVPTEVFLLYYESASNVTQAFDVWISDNKGHEQKVSFQFNAKDKE; translated from the coding sequence ATGAAATATCCTATTATAAAAAATGTTTTAGCTTCAGGCCGTTTAAAGTTTCTAATGTCAGGTGTAGCATTGGGAATGCTATTCTTTGCCATAATCTCCTGCGATAGGGAGTTAGATATAAAAACAGTTTTTCCTTTTGAGTTAGAGGTTATGCCTGTTCCGAAAAGCATCTCTAAAGGTGAAAAGATAACGATACGATGTAGTATTAAGGCAGAAGGTAGTTATGAAGGTACGCAATATTACATCAGGTACTTTCAATTTGATGGTGCCGGTAAATTGTCAATGAGTAATGGCAAAATATTTACGCTGAAACCCAATGATTCATACCTGGTGCCAACGGAGGTCTTTCTACTGTATTATGAATCGGCGTCCAATGTGACCCAGGCATTTGATGTTTGGATTTCTGATAATAAAGGGCATGAGCAGAAAGTAAGCTTTCAGTTTAATGCCAAAGACAAGGAATAG
- a CDS encoding conjugal transfer protein TraO, with translation MYKYLVAIIIVVLSTTGVSAQRLMRGQKGFEISMGLISDKRSLHDNFYVQAGMTINEKRGNYQLWAVEYARKKHEFETYIIPVESYLAEGGYSICLLGDRAKNISLNLGVTGLLGYETINRGESSLPNGAVIQDKNSFIYGGGVRLSLETYLTDHFVLLLQGRVKGIWGTSVEQFRPSAGVGIRYIF, from the coding sequence ATGTATAAATATTTAGTAGCCATTATAATCGTGGTATTGAGTACTACAGGTGTATCTGCCCAAAGACTTATGAGAGGGCAGAAAGGTTTTGAAATCAGCATGGGGCTGATCTCTGACAAGAGGTCTCTGCATGATAACTTCTATGTGCAGGCCGGTATGACCATTAATGAAAAAAGAGGGAATTATCAATTGTGGGCAGTTGAATATGCCCGTAAAAAGCATGAATTTGAGACTTATATTATTCCGGTAGAAAGCTACTTAGCTGAGGGAGGCTACAGTATCTGTCTTTTGGGAGATAGGGCGAAGAATATCTCTTTAAACCTTGGGGTAACCGGGCTGTTGGGGTATGAAACGATCAATCGAGGTGAAAGCAGTCTGCCTAACGGAGCTGTTATACAGGATAAGAACAGTTTTATTTATGGGGGAGGAGTAAGGCTGTCTCTTGAAACCTATCTGACTGATCATTTTGTTTTGTTGTTGCAGGGAAGAGTGAAAGGAATTTGGGGGACTTCTGTAGAACAGTTTCGACCATCTGCCGGAGTTGGAATACGGTATATTTTTTAA
- the traM gene encoding conjugative transposon protein TraM, which produces MKENEKNTVKLTEVREKGGAEVELPPSDRMQKLKKPLIFILMAFVFIGCMYLIFAPSSDKKDQQRTGLNEVVPQATDAGMQEDKGKAYESDLLQQKELEKKKSLTALSDYWNTDSIVSKSGTPASGNTPLVSASKNQDEALNSYRNIQSTLGNFYEDKGETTHLKNEIQSLKAELAQKETVPANPIGNQLALMEKSYQMAAKYFPNNTGKTEERPVSIKKDSSEKISKKELVADVFTAKKSLVSALYREPTDSALLAGLSKGEDRKFFTAGKVKENSQIPNSIRACIHETQTISVENSVRLRLLDPMRMAKMVVPKGTVVTAMAKFQGARLQLLIQSIEFDGHIIPVEIMVYDLDGQSGLSVPYSPERSAITEMAANMGNTSGTSVSLSSTAGQQITTDLSKSLVQGISGYFAKKVRMPKVTLKAGYQVFLITKK; this is translated from the coding sequence ATGAAAGAAAATGAAAAAAACACCGTAAAACTTACCGAAGTAAGGGAGAAAGGAGGGGCCGAAGTGGAACTTCCTCCATCAGACAGAATGCAAAAGCTGAAGAAACCGCTTATTTTCATATTGATGGCGTTTGTTTTTATCGGATGTATGTACCTGATATTTGCCCCCTCTTCAGATAAAAAAGATCAGCAACGAACAGGGCTTAACGAAGTGGTACCCCAGGCGACAGATGCGGGGATGCAGGAAGATAAAGGGAAAGCCTATGAATCCGATCTTTTACAACAAAAGGAATTGGAAAAGAAAAAATCCCTGACTGCCTTGTCGGATTATTGGAATACGGATAGTATCGTTTCTAAATCCGGCACTCCTGCTTCAGGAAATACTCCGTTGGTTTCAGCTTCCAAAAATCAAGATGAAGCACTCAACAGCTATCGGAATATTCAAAGTACACTTGGAAATTTTTACGAAGATAAGGGAGAGACCACCCACTTGAAAAATGAAATACAATCCTTAAAGGCAGAATTGGCCCAAAAAGAAACTGTTCCTGCCAATCCTATAGGAAATCAACTGGCCCTGATGGAAAAATCGTATCAGATGGCGGCTAAATATTTTCCAAACAATACGGGTAAGACCGAAGAAAGACCCGTAAGCATTAAGAAGGACTCTTCCGAGAAAATCTCAAAAAAGGAATTGGTTGCCGATGTTTTTACAGCTAAAAAAAGTCTGGTTTCAGCTTTATACCGTGAACCAACAGACAGTGCACTACTTGCAGGTTTAAGTAAGGGGGAAGACAGAAAATTTTTTACGGCTGGCAAGGTGAAAGAAAATAGCCAGATACCCAACAGCATCCGTGCGTGTATTCATGAAACACAAACCATATCGGTTGAAAATAGCGTACGATTAAGACTACTGGATCCGATGCGGATGGCGAAAATGGTAGTTCCAAAGGGAACAGTGGTTACCGCTATGGCCAAATTTCAGGGAGCAAGGCTTCAGCTTTTGATTCAATCTATAGAATTTGACGGGCATATTATTCCCGTAGAGATTATGGTCTATGACCTTGACGGGCAATCCGGTCTTTCAGTGCCTTATTCACCTGAAAGAAGTGCCATTACCGAAATGGCTGCCAATATGGGCAATACCTCCGGCACAAGTGTTTCCCTCAGTTCTACAGCAGGTCAACAGATCACCACTGATCTGAGCAAAAGCCTTGTTCAGGGTATTTCGGGATATTTTGCCAAAAAAGTAAGAATGCCCAAAGTAACTCTCAAAGCGGGGTATCAGGTATTTCTTATCACAAAAAAATAA
- the traJ gene encoding conjugative transposon protein TraJ: MDFENLHEILRSLYDEMVPLSADMAAVAKGVAGLGALFYVALKVWQALSRAEPIDVFPLLRPFALGICIMFFPTIVLGTINAVLSPIVKGTHGMLENQVLDLNKLQEQKDRLEREAMLRNPETAYLVSDEEFDKKLEELGWSPSDLGTMAGMYLERQSYKMEQAIKNWFRDLLEILFQAAALVVDTIRTFFLIVLSILGPIAFAISVWDGFQSTLTQWITRYVSVYLWLPVADIFSSMLAKLQSLILEKDIESLSDPNFIPDGSQTVYIIFMIIGIIGYFTIPTVTGWVIQAGGAGNFTRNVTQTAQKAGNIAGAGSGAVAGNIGGQLLKK, from the coding sequence ATGGACTTTGAAAATCTTCACGAAATATTACGCTCTTTGTATGACGAGATGGTACCATTGTCCGCCGATATGGCGGCTGTGGCCAAAGGAGTAGCCGGACTTGGGGCCTTATTTTATGTCGCCCTGAAAGTCTGGCAGGCTTTAAGCCGGGCTGAACCCATCGATGTATTTCCACTCCTAAGACCTTTTGCTCTGGGTATCTGCATTATGTTTTTCCCTACCATTGTACTGGGAACCATTAATGCTGTGCTCAGCCCGATTGTGAAAGGAACGCACGGAATGCTTGAGAATCAGGTACTGGATCTTAATAAGCTGCAGGAGCAGAAAGACAGACTGGAGCGTGAAGCGATGCTTCGAAATCCCGAGACGGCGTATCTGGTATCCGATGAAGAGTTTGACAAAAAGCTTGAAGAATTGGGCTGGTCACCTTCAGATCTCGGGACTATGGCAGGAATGTATCTGGAACGTCAGAGCTATAAAATGGAGCAGGCCATTAAAAACTGGTTCCGTGATCTGCTTGAAATCCTGTTTCAGGCTGCTGCATTGGTCGTTGATACCATCAGAACGTTCTTTTTGATTGTTTTATCCATTTTGGGGCCTATTGCTTTTGCCATCTCGGTATGGGATGGCTTTCAATCGACCTTAACGCAGTGGATTACAAGATATGTAAGCGTTTACCTGTGGCTTCCCGTGGCGGATATATTCAGTTCTATGCTGGCCAAACTCCAGTCCCTTATTCTCGAAAAAGACATCGAAAGTCTTTCCGATCCGAATTTCATTCCTGACGGCTCACAAACCGTTTACATCATCTTTATGATTATCGGAATTATTGGCTACTTCACGATCCCAACGGTGACAGGCTGGGTGATCCAGGCAGGGGGAGCAGGTAATTTCACCCGAAATGTTACCCAGACGGCACAAAAAGCTGGAAATATTGCCGGAGCAGGTTCTGGAGCTGTAGCTGGAAATATCGGGGGTCAGCTTTTGAAAAAATAA
- a CDS encoding nitrogen regulatory IIA protein yields MKKLQKMIDACAERVENRWQRLSVRKQRKVVILFFTGYLLITTCVILMVWYDSKSHDMRQKPAIEHISNPLLQKKKTALRAENSSSTILKNREYERK; encoded by the coding sequence ATGAAAAAATTACAAAAAATGATCGATGCGTGTGCCGAGCGGGTAGAAAACCGCTGGCAAAGACTATCCGTCAGAAAACAGCGGAAGGTTGTCATCCTGTTTTTTACGGGATACCTTCTCATAACGACTTGTGTGATCCTAATGGTTTGGTACGATTCCAAAAGCCACGACATGAGGCAGAAACCTGCCATTGAACATATCAGCAACCCGTTACTGCAAAAAAAGAAAACCGCACTGCGTGCTGAAAACTCATCATCAACTATTCTAAAAAATCGGGAATATGAAAGAAAATGA
- the traK gene encoding conjugative transposon protein TraK, whose protein sequence is MEFKTLRNIENSFRQIRLYAIIFAVLCILVVGYALWQSYHFAEQQRQKIYVLDNGKSLMLALSQDASINRPVEAREHVRRFHELFFTLAPDKNAIESNMKRAFNLADRSAFDYYKDLSEKGYYNRIISGNIQQRIEVDSIQCNFDSYPYAVKTFARQYIMRSSNMTERSLVTFCYLLNSVRSDNNPQGFTIEKFSVIENKDLQVIDR, encoded by the coding sequence ATGGAATTTAAAACACTCAGAAATATAGAAAACAGTTTCAGGCAAATCAGGCTCTATGCGATCATATTTGCGGTACTGTGTATTTTGGTGGTAGGATATGCTCTTTGGCAATCCTATCACTTTGCCGAGCAGCAGAGGCAGAAGATCTATGTACTGGATAATGGCAAATCACTAATGCTTGCCCTTTCACAGGACGCTTCCATCAACCGTCCTGTAGAAGCCCGGGAGCATGTCCGCCGTTTTCATGAATTATTTTTTACGCTGGCTCCCGATAAAAATGCCATTGAGAGCAATATGAAAAGGGCTTTCAATCTGGCCGATAGAAGTGCTTTCGATTATTATAAGGATTTGTCTGAGAAGGGGTATTATAACCGGATCATTTCCGGAAATATCCAACAGCGTATAGAAGTGGACAGCATTCAGTGCAATTTTGACAGCTATCCGTATGCGGTGAAAACATTTGCCCGGCAATACATTATGCGTTCCAGCAATATGACGGAAAGAAGCCTTGTTACTTTCTGTTATCTGCTTAATTCAGTCCGTTCCGACAATAACCCGCAGGGATTTACTATTGAGAAATTCAGTGTTATCGAAAATAAGGACTTACAGGTTATAGACCGTTAA
- the traN gene encoding conjugative transposon protein TraN yields the protein MYLLYKNVLVIVFIAIYSVQLSAQQQEPTPVNDTLKAVSRLKAGKIDPYWITVTYDKTTHIIFPSKIKYVDLGSEYLIAGKADDTENVLRIKAAVRDFDPETNFSVITEDGRFYNFDVFYSRYPSTVSYDVLKMLHAEEKEKVNDVLFEDLGNHQPSIIESAMKTIYNKNKKLIRHIGSYSFGISFLLKGIYIYNGKYYFHIEVKNTSNVPFFVDFMTFKIADKKTGKRTAVQENELVPLRLYFPLDHIKGNGIEKNVVLLDQFTLADDKILLIEIFEKNGGRHQKLEVENSDLVNAKPVTDLKLIF from the coding sequence ATGTATCTATTATATAAAAATGTACTGGTAATAGTATTTATTGCCATTTACAGTGTACAGCTTAGTGCCCAGCAGCAGGAACCAACTCCTGTGAACGATACCCTGAAAGCTGTATCCAGACTCAAGGCAGGTAAAATCGATCCGTATTGGATCACTGTTACCTATGATAAGACGACCCATATCATCTTTCCGTCTAAAATAAAATATGTGGATCTAGGGAGTGAGTATCTTATTGCAGGAAAAGCCGATGATACTGAAAACGTACTGCGCATCAAAGCTGCTGTTCGGGATTTTGATCCCGAAACCAATTTCTCGGTGATTACCGAAGATGGACGTTTCTACAATTTCGATGTGTTCTACAGCCGCTATCCTTCTACTGTAAGTTATGATGTGCTTAAGATGCTTCACGCAGAAGAGAAAGAAAAGGTTAATGATGTGCTTTTTGAAGATCTTGGAAATCATCAGCCCTCAATAATAGAATCTGCCATGAAGACCATTTATAACAAGAATAAAAAGCTGATCAGGCATATTGGCTCTTACAGTTTTGGAATCAGCTTCCTTTTGAAAGGGATTTATATCTATAACGGAAAGTATTATTTCCATATTGAAGTAAAGAACACATCTAACGTTCCCTTCTTTGTAGATTTTATGACTTTCAAGATTGCCGACAAGAAAACGGGCAAACGGACTGCTGTTCAGGAAAATGAATTGGTTCCTCTGAGGCTCTATTTTCCCTTAGACCATATAAAAGGTAACGGTATTGAAAAAAATGTGGTGCTGCTTGACCAGTTCACGCTTGCCGACGATAAGATTTTGCTCATAGAGATTTTTGAGAAGAATGGGGGCAGACATCAAAAATTGGAAGTTGAAAATTCCGATCTGGTCAATGCAAAGCCGGTTACCGATCTTAAACTGATTTTTTAA
- a CDS encoding DUF4141 domain-containing protein: MKKHMLWVCTALLLSFTSAKAQWVVTDPTNLAQGIVNSAQEIVQTSSTVSNTLKSFQEVQKVYNQGKEFYDKLKAVNNLVKDARKVQQTVLMVGNISEMYVSNFGKMMNDPNFSPQELTAIAFGYSKLLNESGDLLKDLKQIISESSLSMNDKERMEIIDKVYKEVSEYHKLVRYYTNKNVSVSYLRAKKKNDAQRVLQLYGTANQKYW; this comes from the coding sequence ATGAAAAAACATATGTTATGGGTGTGTACCGCCTTATTATTAAGCTTCACATCCGCTAAAGCACAATGGGTGGTTACCGATCCTACCAATCTCGCACAGGGAATTGTTAACTCAGCCCAGGAAATAGTGCAGACGTCAAGCACAGTGAGTAACACGCTTAAAAGCTTTCAGGAAGTACAGAAAGTGTATAACCAGGGCAAAGAATTCTATGACAAGCTCAAAGCGGTTAATAATCTCGTTAAAGATGCCCGGAAAGTACAGCAGACCGTACTTATGGTAGGGAATATTTCTGAAATGTACGTATCGAATTTCGGAAAAATGATGAATGACCCGAATTTTTCACCACAGGAACTTACCGCTATTGCTTTCGGTTATTCGAAACTCTTGAACGAGAGTGGGGATCTGCTCAAAGACCTCAAACAGATCATCAGTGAATCGAGTCTTTCCATGAACGACAAAGAGCGAATGGAGATCATTGATAAGGTGTATAAAGAGGTGAGCGAATACCACAAGCTGGTTAGGTATTATACGAACAAAAATGTCTCAGTAAGCTACTTAAGGGCAAAAAAGAAAAATGATGCCCAGCGTGTGCTCCAGCTTTACGGAACAGCCAATCAAAAATATTGGTAG
- a CDS encoding TraG family conjugative transposon ATPase: protein MRNVHKAATLESKFPLLAVEENCIISKEADITACFMVHLPELFTVAGPEYEAIHSAWHKAVKTLPDYTVVHKQDWYIKENYAPDIDREGLSFLAKSYQQHFNERPFLNHYCYLFITKTSKERMRMQSNFSSLCKGVLVPKEIRDKEAISRFMEAVSQFERIVNDSGLVKVKRLTEEDILGAEGKQGLLEQYFTLSRQTGMPMQDIALGTEEMRIGNNRLCLHTLSDTDDLPGSVSTDTRFEKLSTDRSDCRLSFAAPVGLLLSCNHIYNQYLFLDNSDDNLKKFEKSARNMHSLARYSRSNQINKEWIERYLNEAHSYGLSSIRAHFNVMAWSDDAHELKQLKNDTGSALALMECKPRHNTTDVATLYWAGIPGNAGDFPSEESFYTFIEPALCFFTEETNYQNSPSPFGIKMADRLTGNPIHLDISDLPMKKGIITNRNKFILGPSGSGKSFFTNHMVRQYFEQGAHVLLVDTGNSYQGLCELIKGKTKGADGVYFTYTEDNPIAFNPFYTDDGVFDIEKRESIKTLILTLWKRDDEPPTRSEEVALSNAVSGYIEKIKKDSMYPSFNGFYEFVKGDYRNILKEKEVREKDFDIANFLNVLEPYYKDGEYDYLLNSDKQLDLLSKRFIVFEIDAIKDHKILFPIVTIIIMEVFINKMRRLKGIRKLILIEEAWKAIAKEGMAEYIKYLFKTVRKFFGEAIVVTQEVDDIIQSPIVKESIINNSDCKILLDQRKYMNKFDDIQAMLGLTDKEKAQVLSINMNNDPSRFYKEVWIGLGGTHSAVYATEVSMQEYLAYTTEETEKLEVMQLAKELGGNVELAIKRISADKNENQ from the coding sequence ATGAGAAATGTACACAAAGCGGCTACGCTGGAAAGTAAATTTCCGTTGCTGGCTGTAGAAGAGAACTGCATTATTTCAAAGGAGGCCGATATTACGGCTTGCTTTATGGTTCATCTGCCGGAACTTTTTACCGTGGCCGGGCCTGAATATGAAGCGATCCACTCTGCATGGCATAAAGCAGTGAAAACACTGCCTGATTATACCGTGGTCCACAAACAGGACTGGTACATCAAAGAGAACTATGCACCCGATATTGACAGGGAAGGGTTAAGCTTCCTTGCAAAATCCTACCAGCAGCATTTCAATGAGCGTCCGTTCCTAAACCATTACTGCTACCTGTTCATCACCAAAACCTCAAAAGAAAGAATGCGGATGCAGAGCAATTTTTCCTCACTATGCAAAGGAGTTTTGGTTCCAAAGGAGATTCGTGACAAAGAGGCAATATCCAGATTTATGGAGGCAGTCAGCCAGTTTGAAAGGATCGTCAACGATTCAGGGCTTGTAAAGGTAAAACGCCTCACCGAAGAAGACATTCTTGGTGCTGAAGGCAAACAGGGTTTGTTGGAACAGTATTTTACCTTATCAAGGCAGACAGGAATGCCTATGCAGGATATTGCCCTGGGTACGGAAGAAATGCGGATCGGTAACAACAGGCTTTGCCTGCATACCTTATCAGATACTGATGATTTGCCGGGAAGTGTCTCTACCGATACACGGTTTGAAAAGCTTTCTACAGATCGCAGTGACTGCCGTTTGTCTTTTGCAGCTCCTGTAGGTCTTTTGCTGAGCTGTAACCACATTTACAACCAGTATCTGTTTTTGGACAACAGCGATGATAATTTGAAGAAGTTTGAGAAATCTGCAAGGAATATGCACTCGCTGGCAAGGTACAGCCGAAGTAATCAGATCAATAAGGAATGGATTGAGCGCTATCTGAATGAAGCCCATTCCTACGGGCTGTCTTCCATCAGGGCACACTTCAATGTGATGGCATGGTCAGATGATGCCCACGAGCTCAAGCAATTGAAGAATGACACGGGAAGTGCCTTAGCGCTCATGGAATGCAAACCGCGCCATAATACAACCGATGTTGCCACATTGTATTGGGCTGGTATTCCGGGCAATGCGGGTGATTTTCCCAGTGAAGAAAGCTTTTATACGTTTATAGAACCTGCCTTGTGCTTCTTTACAGAAGAGACTAATTATCAGAACTCACCTTCGCCATTCGGTATCAAAATGGCTGACCGGCTGACCGGAAACCCGATCCATCTGGATATCTCCGATCTGCCAATGAAAAAAGGCATCATTACCAACCGGAACAAATTTATTCTGGGTCCATCGGGAAGCGGAAAATCCTTTTTCACCAACCATATGGTCAGGCAGTATTTTGAGCAGGGTGCGCATGTACTTCTGGTTGATACCGGAAATTCATACCAGGGTCTTTGTGAGCTGATCAAAGGAAAAACCAAGGGAGCGGACGGCGTTTATTTTACGTATACCGAAGACAATCCCATTGCTTTTAACCCATTCTACACTGATGATGGGGTATTTGATATTGAAAAAAGAGAAAGTATCAAAACATTGATCCTCACTTTATGGAAAAGGGACGACGAACCTCCGACCCGTTCAGAAGAGGTAGCCCTCTCGAATGCCGTAAGCGGATATATCGAAAAGATCAAAAAAGACAGTATGTATCCTTCTTTCAATGGCTTTTATGAATTTGTTAAGGGAGATTACCGCAACATTTTGAAAGAAAAAGAGGTCAGAGAAAAAGATTTTGACATCGCCAATTTTCTCAATGTGCTGGAACCGTACTATAAAGACGGCGAATATGATTACCTGCTTAATTCCGATAAACAGCTTGATCTGCTGAGCAAACGTTTTATTGTCTTTGAAATTGATGCGATCAAGGACCATAAGATCCTCTTTCCAATTGTCACCATTATTATCATGGAGGTCTTCATCAATAAGATGCGAAGGTTAAAGGGGATCAGAAAACTCATTCTGATTGAAGAGGCATGGAAAGCCATTGCCAAAGAAGGGATGGCGGAATACATCAAGTACCTCTTTAAAACGGTGAGAAAATTCTTCGGTGAAGCAATCGTCGTTACTCAGGAAGTGGACGATATCATCCAGTCACCGATTGTCAAAGAAAGTATCATCAACAACTCCGACTGCAAAATCCTTTTAGACCAGCGTAAGTATATGAACAAGTTTGATGATATACAGGCGATGCTAGGGCTTACCGATAAAGAGAAAGCGCAGGTCCTTTCCATTAATATGAACAATGATCCTTCCCGCTTTTATAAAGAAGTATGGATCGGTCTGGGAGGTACCCATTCCGCAGTATATGCCACCGAGGTTTCCATGCAGGAATACCTGGCCTATACCACTGAAGAAACCGAAAAGCTGGAAGTCATGCAGCTGGCCAAAGAGCTTGGCGGCAACGTTGAACTGGCGATCAAAAGAATCTCAGCCGACAAAAATGAAAATCAATAA
- a CDS encoding DUF4134 domain-containing protein translates to MEKQRKKLVLGSIMLLSAVGVYAQGNGSAGINEATQMVTSYFDPATKLIYAIGAVVGLIGGVKVYNKFSSGDPDTSKTAASWFGACIFLIVAATILRSFFL, encoded by the coding sequence ATGGAGAAACAAAGAAAAAAACTGGTGCTGGGCAGTATTATGCTGTTGTCAGCAGTGGGTGTCTATGCCCAGGGAAATGGCAGTGCGGGAATTAATGAAGCTACCCAGATGGTCACCTCGTATTTCGATCCGGCGACCAAGCTTATTTATGCAATCGGTGCCGTTGTCGGACTGATAGGCGGAGTAAAGGTATACAACAAGTTCAGTAGCGGTGATCCCGATACAAGCAAGACTGCTGCCAGCTGGTTTGGTGCCTGTATTTTCCTCATTGTCGCGGCCACTATTCTGCGTTCATTCTTCCTATAA
- a CDS encoding helix-turn-helix domain-containing protein, translating to MTTLGTKLARMRRQKGFSQHEIAAELKVTQPAYHKWETDASMPTNENIAKICDFFEISIHDLLDDPTYMISHNTFGGSNIVNQNIETISNMHINSPELIKSLIDNQKEMAKLIEMQGKLIDKLIDK from the coding sequence ATGACTACACTCGGAACCAAACTTGCGCGGATGCGCAGACAGAAAGGTTTCTCTCAACATGAGATCGCAGCGGAATTGAAAGTTACCCAACCAGCATACCATAAATGGGAAACAGACGCTTCTATGCCTACTAATGAAAATATTGCCAAAATCTGTGATTTCTTCGAAATTAGTATTCACGATCTACTCGATGATCCTACTTATATGATTTCCCACAATACTTTTGGAGGATCCAATATTGTCAATCAGAATATCGAAACTATTTCAAATATGCATATCAACTCGCCTGAGCTTATAAAAAGCTTAATTGATAACCAAAAAGAAATGGCCAAACTCATTGAAATGCAAGGCAAATTAATTGATAAGCTTATTGACAAGTAA
- a CDS encoding DUF4133 domain-containing protein, with protein sequence MNTQYNINKGIGRTVEFKGLKAQYLFIFAGGLLGILVLVMVLYMAGVNSYICLFIGGAGSGLIIWQTFSLNKKYGEHGLMKVGAKKKHPRYILCRKAIHRYLRSTSKKSAV encoded by the coding sequence ATGAATACTCAATACAACATCAATAAGGGGATTGGAAGAACCGTGGAGTTTAAGGGACTAAAGGCACAGTACCTTTTCATTTTTGCCGGAGGGCTCTTGGGCATTCTGGTTTTGGTGATGGTTCTCTATATGGCAGGAGTCAATTCATACATCTGCCTTTTTATAGGCGGTGCCGGTTCCGGACTGATTATCTGGCAGACTTTCTCGCTGAATAAAAAATATGGTGAGCATGGCCTGATGAAAGTAGGTGCAAAGAAAAAGCATCCTCGTTATATCCTTTGCCGTAAGGCTATCCATCGCTATCTCAGATCCACTTCTAAAAAATCTGCCGTATGA